In Nocardia yunnanensis, one DNA window encodes the following:
- a CDS encoding AI-2E family transporter translates to MAEWSWRLLIIFAAVLAVAYLARKLSTVTIPMSIALLGAALMAPLVNWMQRFGVPRALGVFVALVGSLGLLAGIMTFVVEQFVTGVPELSGEFTTSVHQVQDWLINGPLHLSNDQIRNAGDTIVKTIESNKDALTSGALTTATVIGEFFTGAFLTLFILIFFLYGGDQIWEFVTRIIPGAHREKVRSAGRLGFGTLTGFVRATVMVAAVDAIGIGAGLAILGVPLALPLASLVFIGAFIPIVGSFIAGSVAVFIALMTKGLVTALIVLGITIAVMQLEGHVLQPLLMGRAVRIHPLAVVLAIAAGVVLAGLAGGLLAVPFVAVLNTAIRSLLADSPEEEYQELHTGDPHDPMFHADPDDPDEMLEVRN, encoded by the coding sequence ATGGCCGAGTGGAGTTGGCGGCTGCTCATCATCTTCGCGGCGGTGCTCGCGGTGGCGTATCTGGCGCGCAAGCTGTCGACGGTCACCATTCCCATGTCCATCGCGCTGCTGGGGGCGGCATTGATGGCGCCGCTGGTGAACTGGATGCAGCGGTTCGGGGTGCCGCGGGCGCTCGGCGTCTTCGTGGCGCTGGTCGGTTCGCTCGGGTTGCTCGCCGGGATCATGACCTTCGTGGTCGAACAGTTCGTGACCGGTGTGCCGGAACTGTCGGGCGAGTTCACCACCTCCGTGCATCAGGTGCAGGACTGGCTGATCAACGGGCCGCTGCATCTGAGCAACGATCAGATCCGCAATGCGGGCGACACCATCGTCAAGACCATCGAATCCAACAAGGACGCGCTGACCAGCGGGGCGCTCACCACCGCGACCGTCATCGGCGAATTCTTCACCGGCGCGTTCCTGACCCTGTTCATCCTGATCTTCTTCCTCTACGGCGGGGATCAGATCTGGGAGTTCGTCACCCGCATCATCCCCGGCGCCCACCGGGAGAAGGTGCGCTCGGCCGGACGGCTCGGTTTCGGCACGCTCACCGGCTTCGTGCGGGCCACCGTCATGGTCGCGGCCGTGGACGCCATCGGCATCGGCGCGGGTCTGGCCATTCTCGGTGTGCCGCTGGCGCTTCCGCTGGCCTCGCTGGTCTTCATCGGCGCGTTCATCCCGATCGTGGGCTCGTTCATCGCCGGGTCGGTGGCGGTGTTCATCGCCCTCATGACCAAGGGCCTGGTCACCGCGCTCATCGTGCTGGGCATCACGATCGCGGTCATGCAGCTGGAAGGCCATGTGCTGCAACCGTTGCTGATGGGCCGCGCGGTACGCATCCACCCGCTGGCCGTCGTGCTCGCCATCGCGGCGGGCGTGGTGCTGGCGGGTCTGGCCGGCGGTCTGCTGGCGGTGCCGTTCGTGGCGGTGCTCAATACCGCCATCCGGTCGCTGCTGGCCGATTCACCGGAGGAGGAGTACCAGGAGCTGCACACCGGCGATCCGCACGATCCCATGTTCCACGCCGATCCGGACGACCCGGACGAGATGCTCGAGGTCCGGAACTGA
- a CDS encoding adenylate/guanylate cyclase domain-containing protein, with product MKTRWPLYLVSMFAANAFGAVLVWAFIQYGLPVPEGGTSATRQTGLLIPSLVIVVAGVLSVAASAYMLRPVMRWQVRGGPPSRQEQMAALHAPLRQAIVHLVLWLLGGGVLASLIIVRAPELAAAVIVTECMAATIVFGFTYMLGERILRPVAAEALTTGAFDHTLTPGVGTRMAMTWGMGTFAPTIAIVLLCVTQISSRVQFSAQSLAVSILLLCGVVIMQALALSMLTGSSISDPIRQLSQAIDSVQEGARDVQVEVFDGSEIGLLQVGFNRMMGEAAKRRELEELFGRHVGEEVARRALEYGTELGGETRFVAVLFVDMVGSTATAAERPPTEVVSLLNEFFRVVVDVIDRHHGLINKFMGDAALAIFGAPLDRPDAPTAALAAARELREALREVAGLDIGIGVSAGLAVAGNIGGANRFEYTVIGDPVNEASRLTELAKDRPGRVLTSSSALFFADENERSHWQEGEEVQLRGRRRKTRLAWPRESARQADADEAAASSLG from the coding sequence ATGAAAACACGCTGGCCGCTGTACTTGGTTTCTATGTTCGCGGCCAACGCGTTCGGCGCTGTGCTGGTGTGGGCGTTCATTCAGTACGGGTTGCCGGTTCCCGAGGGCGGGACCAGCGCCACCCGGCAGACCGGATTGCTGATTCCGTCGCTGGTCATCGTGGTCGCCGGGGTGTTGAGCGTGGCCGCGTCGGCGTACATGCTGCGGCCGGTGATGCGCTGGCAGGTGCGGGGCGGGCCACCGTCGCGGCAGGAGCAGATGGCGGCATTGCACGCGCCGCTGCGGCAGGCCATCGTGCATCTGGTGCTGTGGCTGCTCGGCGGCGGCGTGCTGGCGTCGCTGATCATCGTGCGCGCCCCGGAGCTGGCGGCGGCGGTGATCGTCACCGAATGTATGGCCGCCACCATCGTTTTCGGCTTCACCTACATGCTGGGCGAGCGCATTCTGCGCCCGGTCGCCGCGGAGGCGCTGACCACGGGTGCGTTCGATCACACTTTGACCCCGGGCGTGGGCACCCGGATGGCCATGACGTGGGGCATGGGCACGTTCGCGCCGACGATCGCCATCGTGCTGTTGTGCGTCACGCAGATTTCTTCCCGGGTCCAGTTTTCCGCGCAGTCGCTGGCGGTCTCGATTCTGCTGCTGTGCGGTGTGGTGATCATGCAGGCGCTGGCGCTTTCGATGCTCACCGGCTCCTCCATTTCCGATCCGATTCGCCAGCTCAGTCAGGCCATCGACAGCGTCCAGGAAGGCGCGCGGGATGTGCAGGTGGAAGTTTTCGACGGTTCGGAAATCGGGCTGCTGCAGGTTGGCTTCAACCGAATGATGGGTGAGGCCGCGAAACGGCGCGAACTCGAGGAATTGTTCGGCCGGCACGTGGGTGAGGAGGTCGCGCGCCGCGCCCTCGAGTACGGCACCGAACTCGGTGGTGAAACCCGATTCGTGGCCGTGTTGTTCGTGGATATGGTCGGTTCCACCGCGACCGCCGCGGAACGCCCGCCGACCGAAGTGGTCAGCCTGCTCAACGAGTTCTTCCGGGTGGTGGTCGATGTCATCGACCGGCATCACGGACTCATCAACAAATTCATGGGCGATGCCGCGCTCGCCATCTTCGGTGCGCCGCTGGACCGTCCGGACGCGCCGACCGCCGCCCTCGCCGCCGCCCGTGAGCTGCGCGAAGCCCTGCGCGAGGTGGCCGGGCTGGATATCGGCATCGGCGTCTCGGCGGGGCTGGCGGTGGCCGGGAATATCGGCGGCGCGAACCGTTTCGAATACACCGTGATCGGCGATCCGGTGAACGAGGCGTCGCGGCTGACCGAACTCGCCAAGGACCGCCCGGGACGCGTGCTGACCTCTTCGAGCGCACTGTTTTTCGCCGACGAGAACGAGCGATCGCATTGGCAGGAAGGCGAAGAGGTGCAACTGCGCGGCCGGCGCCGGAAAACCCGGCTGGCCTGGCCCCGGGAGAGCGCCCGCCAGGCTGATGCAGACGAGGCGGCGGCGAGTTCGTTAGGCTGA
- a CDS encoding lysylphosphatidylglycerol synthase transmembrane domain-containing protein, producing MTAHGDLAGDPAPPADSSHRGRFWWAKWVLGIALVALLISEGVYLYPRLHESWKNLTEIHWGWVAACIFMAAFSMSGFGRIQKQLMHAGGVEVSQRKSVAVVYGATGMSLTLPAGQVFSAAFTYRQTRRWGASPILASWQLVMSGVVAAAGLTLLGLFGAVLAGDKVGPLKVSLTLGTITVLVLAVNFVSRHPGGLEALLRRILHRVNRIRHRPEDAGMDRVGEILSQLESVDLGKRDAAWVALWALVHRFADVACLGFACYAVGADPRWAALMLAFAAGKAVGTIPLAPGGIVYVDATLIYSLTAAAGLPAAQAVAAAFLYRLISFILVAIVGWIVFLFLFRKPHADDAELEQEFEQRGKLPRLPRLPGSSADD from the coding sequence GTGACGGCCCATGGTGACCTGGCCGGCGATCCTGCGCCGCCCGCGGACAGCTCGCACCGTGGCAGGTTCTGGTGGGCCAAATGGGTTCTCGGTATCGCGCTGGTGGCGTTGCTGATTTCCGAAGGCGTATATCTCTATCCGCGCCTGCACGAATCCTGGAAGAACCTCACCGAAATCCATTGGGGCTGGGTCGCGGCCTGCATCTTCATGGCCGCTTTTTCCATGAGCGGATTCGGCCGCATCCAGAAACAACTCATGCACGCCGGCGGCGTCGAGGTGAGCCAGCGCAAGTCGGTGGCCGTGGTGTACGGCGCGACCGGCATGTCGCTGACCTTGCCCGCGGGCCAGGTGTTCTCGGCCGCCTTCACCTACCGGCAGACCCGGCGCTGGGGCGCGAGCCCGATTCTGGCGTCCTGGCAGCTGGTCATGTCGGGCGTGGTGGCGGCTGCCGGGCTGACGCTGCTGGGCCTGTTCGGTGCGGTGCTGGCCGGCGACAAGGTGGGCCCGCTCAAGGTGAGCCTGACCCTGGGCACCATCACCGTGCTGGTGCTGGCCGTCAACTTCGTGTCCCGGCATCCGGGCGGGCTGGAGGCGCTGCTGCGGCGAATCCTGCATCGCGTCAACCGGATTCGGCATCGGCCCGAAGATGCGGGCATGGATCGGGTCGGCGAGATCCTGTCGCAGCTGGAGTCGGTGGATCTCGGCAAGCGTGATGCCGCGTGGGTCGCGCTGTGGGCGCTGGTGCACCGGTTCGCGGATGTCGCCTGCCTGGGTTTCGCCTGCTACGCGGTGGGAGCGGACCCGCGCTGGGCGGCGCTCATGCTGGCCTTCGCGGCGGGCAAGGCGGTGGGCACCATTCCGCTCGCCCCGGGCGGCATCGTCTATGTGGACGCCACCCTCATCTACTCGCTGACCGCCGCGGCCGGACTGCCCGCCGCGCAGGCGGTGGCGGCGGCCTTCCTGTACCGCCTGATCAGCTTCATTCTGGTGGCCATCGTCGGCTGGATCGTGTTCCTGTTCCTGTTCCGCAAGCCGCACGCCGACGACGCGGAACTGGAGCAGGAATTCGAGCAGCGCGGCAAGCTCCCCCGGCTCCCCCGCCTCCCCGGATCATCAGCGGACGACTGA
- a CDS encoding DUF3054 domain-containing protein, whose amino-acid sequence MRKLVPFAVDVVLVVFFCVLGRNSHDEAVLGAGLLRTFWPFGTGLLLGWVIAVAVASGREGVSAARRFDGRAVWPTGVILWLSTLIGGMLLRAVSGQGVAVSFVLVAATFLALFLIGWRAAVQILRAR is encoded by the coding sequence GTGAGAAAACTGGTGCCGTTCGCCGTGGATGTCGTGCTCGTGGTGTTCTTCTGCGTGCTCGGGCGCAACAGTCATGACGAGGCCGTGCTGGGCGCGGGCCTGCTGCGCACGTTCTGGCCCTTCGGAACCGGGCTGCTGCTGGGCTGGGTGATCGCGGTGGCGGTGGCGTCGGGCCGCGAAGGGGTCAGCGCGGCACGGCGATTCGATGGCCGCGCGGTCTGGCCGACCGGCGTGATTCTGTGGCTGAGCACCCTGATCGGCGGCATGCTGCTGCGCGCGGTCTCCGGCCAGGGCGTCGCGGTCAGCTTCGTGCTGGTGGCCGCGACCTTCCTGGCCCTGTTCCTGATCGGCTGGCGCGCGGCCGTCCAGATCCTGCGCGCGCGTTGA